Proteins encoded by one window of Bradyrhizobium sp. B097:
- the paaB gene encoding 1,2-phenylacetyl-CoA epoxidase subunit PaaB, whose product MATPNVPLWEVFIRSRNGLAHKHVGSLHAADSTLALQAARDIYTRRGEGLSIWVVPSNAITASDPAEKGMMFEPAESKIYRHPTFYDVPDEVGHM is encoded by the coding sequence ATGGCCACGCCGAACGTTCCGCTCTGGGAAGTCTTCATCCGCAGCCGTAACGGCCTTGCGCACAAGCATGTCGGTTCGCTCCATGCGGCGGACTCGACGCTCGCGCTGCAGGCCGCGCGCGACATCTACACCCGCCGCGGCGAGGGGCTGTCGATCTGGGTGGTGCCGTCGAATGCGATCACCGCGTCCGATCCGGCCGAGAAGGGCATGATGTTCGAGCCGGCGGAATCCAAGATCTACCGCCACCCGACCTTCTACGACGTCCCCGACGAAGTCGGACATATGTGA
- the paaK gene encoding phenylacetate--CoA ligase PaaK, giving the protein MAKLNVRDSGYHAELDAAERASRDEIMALQTRRLAWSLKHAYDNVAHYKKSFDAAGVHPTDFKQLSDLGKFPFTVKTDLRDNYPFNMFAVPREQLVRVHASSGTTGKPIVVGYTRNDIDTWADVMARSIRAAGGRTGMLMHNAYGYGLFTGGLGAHYGAERLGCTVIPISGGMTERQVQLINDFRPDIITVTPSYMLAILDEFKRQGLDPRKSSLKFGIFGAEPWTNAMRVEIEQAFDMDATDIYGLSEVIGPGVAQECVETKDGLHIWEDHFYPEVIDPLTGKVLPDGEKGELVFTSLTKEGFPIIRYRTRDLTRLLLGTARPGMRRMEKVTGRSDDMIILRGVNVFPTQIEEALLATDWCGGHFVIELTREGRMDEMTVLAEARPESWDGEGLTAHAEKVAGFIKNTIGISTRVRVVAPETLERSLGKAKRVYDKRPKE; this is encoded by the coding sequence ATGGCAAAGCTCAACGTCAGGGATAGCGGCTATCACGCCGAGCTCGATGCGGCCGAACGCGCCTCGCGCGACGAGATCATGGCGCTGCAGACCAGGCGGCTCGCCTGGTCGCTCAAGCACGCCTATGACAATGTCGCGCATTACAAGAAGAGTTTTGACGCGGCCGGCGTGCACCCCACGGACTTCAAGCAGCTGTCCGATCTCGGAAAATTTCCGTTCACGGTGAAGACCGATCTGCGCGACAATTATCCCTTCAACATGTTCGCGGTGCCGCGCGAACAGCTCGTTCGCGTCCATGCTTCTTCCGGCACGACCGGCAAGCCGATCGTGGTCGGCTACACCAGGAACGACATCGATACCTGGGCGGACGTGATGGCGCGCTCGATCCGCGCCGCCGGCGGCCGCACCGGCATGCTGATGCACAACGCCTACGGCTATGGCCTGTTCACCGGCGGTCTCGGCGCGCATTACGGCGCCGAGCGGCTCGGCTGCACCGTGATCCCGATCTCCGGCGGCATGACCGAGCGGCAGGTGCAGCTCATCAATGATTTCAGGCCCGACATCATCACGGTGACGCCGAGCTACATGCTGGCAATCCTCGATGAATTCAAGCGGCAGGGGCTCGACCCGCGCAAATCGTCGCTGAAGTTCGGCATCTTCGGCGCCGAGCCGTGGACCAACGCGATGCGGGTCGAGATCGAGCAGGCCTTCGACATGGACGCCACCGATATCTACGGCCTCTCGGAGGTGATTGGCCCCGGCGTCGCGCAGGAATGCGTGGAGACGAAGGATGGCCTGCACATCTGGGAAGACCACTTCTATCCCGAGGTGATCGATCCCCTGACCGGCAAGGTGCTGCCCGACGGCGAGAAGGGCGAACTGGTGTTCACCTCGCTGACCAAGGAAGGTTTTCCGATCATCCGCTATCGCACCCGCGACCTGACGCGGCTGTTATTAGGCACGGCGCGGCCGGGCATGCGGCGGATGGAGAAGGTGACCGGCCGCTCCGACGACATGATCATCCTGCGCGGCGTCAACGTGTTTCCGACCCAGATCGAGGAAGCGCTGCTGGCGACCGACTGGTGCGGCGGCCATTTTGTTATAGAACTGACCCGCGAAGGCCGCATGGACGAGATGACGGTGCTCGCCGAAGCCCGGCCCGAGAGCTGGGACGGCGAGGGGCTGACCGCGCACGCCGAGAAGGTCGCGGGTTTCATCAAGAATACGATCGGCATCTCGACCCGCGTCCGCGTCGTCGCGCCCGAGACGCTCGAACGTTCGCTCGGCAAGGCGAAGCGGGTTTACGACAAGCGGCCGAAAGAATAG
- a CDS encoding alpha/beta hydrolase, with amino-acid sequence MSVAAQTLRPPSRTLMFLEGRAIHELGAFLGALPLLSFAPRGDGHPVLVLPGLIASDMSTRPLRDFLKSKGYAVSGWRQGRNLGLRAGVQDGMVDLLQEMNETSGRKVSVVGWSLGGLYARQLAKMMPERVRQVITLGSPFAAGPKATNAWRVYEMASGRRADEEDQRFGGSLASAPPVPTTAIFSRTDGVCAWQGCREQASSMTDSIEVESSHCGMGHHPAVVYAVADRLAQKDGEWAPFDRSGWRSFVYPDPNR; translated from the coding sequence ATGTCCGTTGCTGCGCAGACGCTACGCCCGCCGTCCAGGACGCTGATGTTCCTGGAAGGCCGCGCCATTCACGAGCTCGGTGCCTTTCTTGGTGCATTGCCGCTGCTGAGCTTCGCGCCGCGCGGCGATGGGCATCCGGTGCTGGTGCTGCCCGGGCTGATCGCCTCCGACATGTCCACGCGCCCGCTGCGCGACTTCCTTAAGAGCAAGGGCTATGCCGTCAGCGGCTGGCGCCAGGGCCGCAACCTCGGGCTTCGCGCCGGCGTGCAGGACGGGATGGTCGATCTGCTGCAGGAGATGAATGAGACCAGCGGCCGCAAGGTCTCGGTGGTCGGCTGGAGCCTTGGCGGCCTCTATGCGCGCCAGCTCGCCAAGATGATGCCGGAGCGCGTCCGCCAGGTGATCACCCTCGGCAGCCCGTTTGCTGCGGGCCCGAAGGCGACCAACGCGTGGCGCGTCTACGAGATGGCCAGCGGTCGCCGTGCCGACGAAGAGGACCAGCGTTTCGGCGGTTCGCTCGCCAGCGCGCCGCCGGTGCCGACCACCGCGATCTTCAGCCGCACCGACGGCGTCTGCGCCTGGCAGGGCTGCCGCGAGCAGGCTTCGTCGATGACCGACAGCATCGAGGTCGAGAGCAGCCATTGCGGCATGGGCCATCATCCGGCCGTGGTCTACGCGGTCGCCGATCGCCTCGCGCAGAAGGACGGCGAGTGGGCGCCGTTCGATCGCAGCGGCTGGCGCAGCTTCGTCTATCCGGATCCGAACCGGTAA
- the paaA gene encoding 1,2-phenylacetyl-CoA epoxidase subunit PaaA: MYTQALNSSDGDDRGVEDVARASQFQARIDADERIEPNDWMPAAYRKTLTRQISQHAHSEIVGMLPEGNWITRAPSLRRKAALLAKVQDECGHGLYLYAAAETLGTSREELVDGMLSGKAKYSSIFNYPTLTWADIGTIGWLVDGAAIMNQIPLCRCSYGPYARAMIRVCKEESFHQRQGFEIMVTLCRGTAEQKAMAQNALDRWWWPVLMMFGPPDQVSQHSDTSTKWKIKRFSNDELRQKFIDATVPQAEFLGLTIPDPGMKQNENGNWEHSPIDWDEFKQVLAGNGPCNRDRLAARRKAHEEGAWVREAAMAYAEKRKSRQLAQAAE; the protein is encoded by the coding sequence ATGTATACGCAGGCGCTCAATTCATCCGACGGCGACGATCGCGGTGTCGAGGACGTCGCCCGTGCCAGTCAGTTCCAGGCCCGCATCGATGCCGACGAGCGCATCGAGCCGAACGACTGGATGCCTGCCGCCTACCGCAAGACGCTGACCCGGCAGATTTCCCAGCACGCCCATTCAGAAATCGTCGGCATGCTGCCTGAGGGCAACTGGATCACCCGCGCACCGTCGCTGCGCCGCAAGGCCGCGCTGCTCGCCAAGGTGCAGGATGAATGCGGCCACGGGCTCTATCTCTACGCCGCCGCCGAGACGCTCGGCACCTCGCGCGAAGAGCTGGTCGACGGCATGCTCTCGGGCAAGGCGAAATATTCCTCGATCTTCAATTACCCGACGCTGACCTGGGCCGACATCGGCACCATCGGCTGGCTGGTCGATGGCGCCGCGATCATGAACCAGATCCCGCTGTGCCGCTGCTCCTACGGCCCTTATGCGCGCGCGATGATCCGCGTCTGCAAGGAAGAGTCGTTCCATCAGCGCCAGGGTTTTGAGATCATGGTGACGCTGTGCCGCGGCACCGCGGAGCAGAAGGCGATGGCGCAGAACGCGCTCGATCGCTGGTGGTGGCCGGTGCTGATGATGTTCGGCCCGCCGGACCAGGTCAGCCAGCACAGCGACACCTCGACCAAGTGGAAGATCAAGCGCTTCTCCAACGACGAGCTGCGCCAGAAATTCATCGACGCCACCGTGCCGCAGGCCGAGTTCCTCGGACTTACGATTCCCGATCCCGGCATGAAGCAGAACGAGAACGGCAATTGGGAACACAGCCCGATCGACTGGGACGAGTTCAAGCAGGTGCTGGCCGGCAACGGCCCCTGCAACCGCGATCGCCTCGCCGCGCGCCGCAAGGCGCATGAGGAAGGTGCCTGGGTACGCGAGGCCGCGATGGCCTATGCCGAGAAGCGCAAGAGCCGTCAGCTCGCGCAAGCCGCAGAATAA
- the paaD gene encoding 1,2-phenylacetyl-CoA epoxidase subunit PaaD yields MVTVALSDADLRRRAWSAAAQVVDPEIPVLTIADLGVLRDVAVRDGHVEVAITPTYSGCPAMNMIALEIELALEREGIHRPKVRTVLSPAWTTDWMSEDGRRKLKEYGIAPPLPGSSRRALFGEQQVACPQCGSGETELLSEFGSTSCKALWRCKSCREPFDYFKCH; encoded by the coding sequence ATGGTGACGGTCGCGCTCAGCGATGCCGATCTGCGCCGGCGCGCTTGGAGCGCGGCTGCGCAGGTGGTCGATCCCGAAATCCCGGTGCTGACGATCGCCGATCTCGGCGTGCTGCGCGATGTCGCGGTCCGCGACGGCCATGTCGAGGTCGCGATCACGCCGACTTATTCCGGCTGTCCGGCGATGAACATGATCGCGCTCGAGATCGAGCTCGCGCTGGAGCGCGAAGGCATTCACCGGCCGAAGGTCCGCACCGTGCTGTCGCCGGCCTGGACCACCGACTGGATGAGCGAGGACGGTCGCCGCAAGCTGAAGGAGTACGGCATCGCGCCGCCGCTGCCGGGCTCCTCGCGCCGCGCGCTGTTCGGCGAGCAACAGGTCGCGTGCCCGCAATGCGGGTCAGGCGAGACCGAACTGCTGTCCGAATTCGGCTCGACCTCCTGCAAGGCGCTGTGGCGTTGCAAGAGCTGCCGTGAACCCTTCGACTACTTCAAGTGTCATTGA
- the paaX gene encoding phenylacetic acid degradation operon negative regulatory protein PaaX, which yields MPQPLARIVDQLKREPSRTGSIIITVFGDSIVPRGGSVWLGTLLEFFKSLDIDGNVVRTAMSRLAADGWLERSKVGRNSFYSLNAKGRQTFDTATRHIYDPPPSDWTGRFELLLIGNAEDRDAAREALKNAGFGSPLPGVWVAPSGAPIPDEASRAIRLEVSAEDDSGRRLLSESWPLDRTADAYLKFMKTFEPLQGWIVRGDRLSDADAFTARILLIHHYRRVVLRDPLLPAPLLPKDWPGRAARKLCGEIYRGLLPPSEQWLDDHATNEDGPLPKPNGAVARRFEGI from the coding sequence ATGCCACAGCCGCTTGCCCGCATCGTCGATCAGCTGAAGCGCGAGCCGTCGCGCACGGGCTCGATCATCATCACCGTGTTCGGCGATTCCATCGTGCCGCGCGGCGGCTCGGTGTGGCTCGGCACGCTGCTGGAATTCTTCAAGTCGCTCGATATCGACGGCAATGTGGTGCGCACCGCGATGTCGCGGCTGGCCGCCGACGGCTGGCTCGAGCGCAGCAAGGTCGGCCGCAACAGTTTCTACAGCTTGAACGCCAAGGGCCGGCAGACCTTCGACACTGCAACGCGGCACATCTACGATCCGCCGCCGTCGGACTGGACCGGCCGCTTCGAGCTGCTGCTGATCGGCAATGCCGAGGATCGCGACGCCGCGCGCGAGGCGTTGAAGAATGCCGGCTTCGGCAGCCCGCTGCCCGGCGTGTGGGTCGCGCCGTCGGGCGCGCCGATCCCTGATGAGGCGTCGCGCGCGATCCGCCTCGAAGTGTCGGCGGAGGACGACAGCGGGCGCCGGCTGCTCAGCGAGAGCTGGCCACTCGATCGCACCGCCGACGCCTATCTGAAGTTCATGAAGACGTTCGAGCCGCTGCAAGGCTGGATCGTCAGAGGCGATAGGCTGAGCGATGCCGACGCCTTCACCGCGCGCATCCTGCTGATCCATCATTACCGCCGGGTCGTGCTGCGCGATCCGCTGCTGCCGGCACCCTTGCTGCCGAAGGATTGGCCGGGCAGGGCAGCCCGCAAACTCTGCGGCGAGATCTATCGCGGGCTGCTTCCGCCGTCGGAACAATGGCTTGACGACCATGCAACCAATGAGGACGGGCCGCTGCCGAAGCCCAACGGGGCCGTGGCGCGCCGGTTTGAGGGCATCTGA
- the paaI gene encoding hydroxyphenylacetyl-CoA thioesterase PaaI, whose product MNVKATLSPEDVARACADAMWKEDDASKGLGMELVEIKPGQAVMAMTVLPHMVNGQRICHGGYIFTLADSAFAFACNSRNDRAVAAQGNVTFIRPGKLGDRLVATAREISRSGRSGIYDVRVTAGDSVIAEFRGHSRVIQGTWLPDTDIKAQ is encoded by the coding sequence GTGAACGTGAAGGCTACGCTATCGCCCGAAGATGTCGCTCGCGCTTGCGCGGACGCGATGTGGAAGGAAGACGACGCCAGCAAGGGCCTCGGCATGGAGCTGGTCGAGATCAAGCCGGGGCAGGCGGTGATGGCGATGACGGTGCTGCCGCACATGGTCAACGGCCAGCGCATCTGCCATGGCGGCTACATCTTCACGCTCGCCGATTCAGCCTTCGCCTTTGCCTGCAACAGCCGCAACGATCGCGCGGTGGCGGCGCAGGGCAACGTCACTTTCATCCGGCCCGGCAAGCTCGGCGACCGTCTGGTGGCGACCGCGCGCGAGATTTCGCGCAGCGGCCGCTCGGGAATCTACGACGTGCGCGTCACCGCCGGCGACAGCGTGATCGCCGAGTTCCGCGGACATTCGCGCGTGATACAAGGCACCTGGCTGCCGGACACGGACATCAAGGCACAATGA
- the paaC gene encoding 1,2-phenylacetyl-CoA epoxidase subunit PaaC: MATANIEVSETPLVLYALRRADDALILGHRLSEWCGHAPAMEEDMALANMGLDLLGQARELYTYAAKVEGKGNDEDKFAYLRDVRQYRNLLLVEQPNGDFARTMVRQFFYAAFADLYWRAMMASSDPTFAAIAAKSEKESAYHVRHSSEWIVRLGDGTEESHRRAQDAIDDLWAYTGEMFAVDDSERGLIDAGIAIDPAVLKPRWLKTVAGIVNEATLSLPSGNWMQQGGRSGSHSEHLGHLLSELQSMQRTFPGATW; encoded by the coding sequence ATGGCAACCGCCAACATCGAAGTCTCCGAAACGCCGCTGGTGCTCTACGCACTGCGCCGCGCCGACGACGCGCTGATCCTTGGCCATCGGCTGTCCGAATGGTGCGGCCATGCGCCCGCGATGGAAGAGGACATGGCGCTCGCCAATATGGGCCTCGACCTGCTCGGCCAGGCCCGCGAGCTCTACACTTATGCGGCCAAGGTCGAAGGCAAGGGCAACGACGAGGACAAGTTCGCCTATCTGCGCGACGTCAGGCAGTACCGCAACCTGCTGCTGGTCGAGCAGCCGAACGGCGACTTTGCCCGCACCATGGTGCGGCAGTTCTTCTACGCCGCATTCGCCGATCTCTACTGGCGCGCGATGATGGCCTCGTCCGATCCGACATTCGCCGCGATCGCGGCGAAGTCGGAGAAGGAGAGCGCCTATCATGTCAGGCATTCGTCGGAATGGATCGTCCGTCTCGGCGACGGCACCGAGGAGAGCCACCGCCGCGCGCAGGATGCGATCGACGATCTCTGGGCCTATACCGGCGAGATGTTCGCGGTCGACGACAGCGAGCGCGGCCTGATCGATGCCGGCATCGCGATCGATCCGGCGGTGCTAAAGCCGCGCTGGCTGAAGACCGTCGCCGGCATCGTCAACGAGGCGACGCTGTCGCTGCCATCCGGCAACTGGATGCAGCAGGGCGGCCGCAGTGGCAGCCATAGCGAGCATCTCGGCCATCTCCTCAGCGAGCTGCAATCGATGCAGCGGACCTTTCCGGGGGCAACATGGTGA
- the paaE gene encoding 1,2-phenylacetyl-CoA epoxidase subunit PaaE, with protein sequence MSTPRFHRLSVSDLRREASDAISMTFAIPDDLQGDYRFTPGQYLTLRTTMDGEEVRRSYSICSGPDDGELRIAVKKVDGGAFSNWAADELKAGDELDVMTPTGRFGVAHAPGEARTYVGFAAGSGITPILSIVKGVLAREPDSRFFLFYGNRSTEGVMFREALEELKDRFMQRLSVFHVISGEEQDIPILHGRLDGEKVRVLLRSLVPAETVDHVFVCGPAAMSETIEATCREIGIADERIHVERFVSEFGGKPRPKVVVPSGAPPKAIAGLIIDGKRREVPVADGESILDAALRAGMDLPFACKGGMCSTCRAKLVEGEAPMDLNYSLEPWELKAGFILTCQAKPCSEKVVVDYDHV encoded by the coding sequence ATGTCGACACCGCGATTCCACCGTCTGTCCGTCAGCGATCTGCGCCGCGAGGCGTCGGACGCGATCTCGATGACCTTTGCGATCCCCGACGATCTGCAAGGCGACTACCGCTTCACGCCCGGCCAGTATCTGACCTTGCGCACCACGATGGACGGCGAAGAAGTCCGCCGTTCCTACTCGATCTGCTCCGGCCCCGACGATGGCGAATTACGCATCGCGGTGAAGAAGGTCGATGGCGGCGCCTTCTCGAACTGGGCCGCCGACGAGCTGAAGGCCGGCGACGAGCTCGACGTGATGACGCCGACCGGTCGTTTCGGCGTCGCGCATGCGCCCGGCGAAGCAAGGACCTATGTCGGCTTCGCCGCCGGCAGCGGCATCACGCCGATCCTCTCGATCGTCAAGGGCGTGCTGGCGCGCGAGCCGGACAGCCGCTTCTTCCTGTTCTACGGCAACCGCTCCACCGAAGGCGTCATGTTCCGCGAGGCGCTGGAGGAGCTGAAGGACCGCTTCATGCAGCGGCTGTCGGTGTTCCACGTCATCTCGGGCGAGGAGCAGGACATCCCGATCCTGCACGGCCGGCTCGACGGCGAGAAGGTGCGGGTGCTGCTGCGCTCGCTGGTGCCGGCCGAGACCGTCGATCACGTCTTCGTCTGCGGCCCGGCCGCCATGAGCGAGACGATCGAGGCGACCTGCCGCGAGATCGGCATCGCCGACGAGCGCATCCATGTCGAACGCTTCGTGTCGGAATTCGGCGGCAAGCCGCGCCCGAAGGTCGTCGTTCCCTCCGGCGCGCCGCCGAAGGCGATCGCCGGACTGATCATCGACGGCAAGCGCCGCGAGGTCCCGGTGGCCGACGGCGAGTCGATCCTCGACGCCGCGCTGCGCGCCGGCATGGACCTGCCGTTCGCCTGCAAGGGCGGCATGTGCTCGACCTGCCGCGCCAAGCTGGTCGAAGGCGAGGCGCCGATGGATCTGAATTATTCGCTGGAGCCGTGGGAGCTGAAGGCGGGGTTCATCCTCACCTGCCAGGCCAAGCCGTGCTCCGAGAAGGTCGTGGTCGATTACGACCACGTCTAG